From the genome of Papaver somniferum cultivar HN1 chromosome 2, ASM357369v1, whole genome shotgun sequence, one region includes:
- the LOC113352588 gene encoding uncharacterized protein LOC113352588: protein MAPKKIESARISVLINGGPCGFFGAGRGLRQGDPLSPIMFFLAEEVLSRNISKFVQMGKIKPMVNRGGCQPTHLMFADDVFIFCNGHKKTLECLTDLLFKYQNSSGQEVNKAKRKFFVGGVSISRQDSIAEQMQMELYSFPDKYLGVIIKEESSLTKNFLWLGDPSVKKLVTVKWDEVNSPVEEGGLGLRRLEVINKALLMKLLWKIETEDVEWNLFMRAKFKDKNVK, encoded by the exons ATGGCTCCAAAAAAAATTGAGTCTGCAAGAATTTCCGTCCTTATCAATGGTGGACCATGTGGATTCTTTGGAGCAGGGAGAGGACtgagacaaggtgatcctctATCACCAATCATGTTTTTCCTAGCAGAGGAGGTATTAAGTAGAAATATTTCAAAGTTTGTGCAAATGGGTAAAATTAAGCCAATGGTGAATAGGGGTGGATGCCAACCAACTCATCTGATgtttgcagatgatgtttttaTCTTCTGTAATGGCCACAAGAAGACTTTAGAGTGTTTAACTGATTTGTTATTCAAATATCAAAATTCATCAGGTCAAGAAGTCAATAAGGCTAAAAGAAAATTCTTTGTGGGGGGTGTATCAATTTCAAGACAAGACAGTATTGCAGAGCAAATGCAGATGGAACTATATTCATTCCCTGATAAGTATTTGGGGGTTATTATTAAGGAAGAGTCAAGTCTCACCAA AAACTTCTTATGGTTAGGTGATCCTTCAGTGAAGAAATTAGTGACTGTCAAATGGGATGAAGTTAATTCTCCAGTGGAAGAAGGAGGTTTGGGATTGAGGAGACTTGAAGTTATAAATAAAGCTCTACTAATGAAGTTACTTTGGAAAATTGAGACTGAAGATGTGGAGTGGAATTTGTTTATGAGAGCTAAATTCAAAGACAAGAATGTGAAATAG